One stretch of Halichoerus grypus chromosome 8, mHalGry1.hap1.1, whole genome shotgun sequence DNA includes these proteins:
- the INSYN1 gene encoding inhibitory synaptic factor 1 isoform X1 produces MNIRGAPDLGQPSDDPSSGGQRERIRQRMKMVIGQLEGILQELKEVAKELREVVSQIDKLTSDFDFELEPDDWTTATVSSTSSSDKAGVGGPFDLGHLDFMTADILSDSWEFCSFLDASTPSDSVDGPELTRPGAGPDYRLMNGGAPIPNGPRVETPDSSSEEAFGAGPAKGQLPQRTPGTRERVRFSDKVLYHALCCDDEEGDGEEEVAEEEVGLSPEPPRPEAHVGLLKPSPAPHKPRRSPLTSRRSGPTLAPEQTRRVTRNSSTQTVSDKSTQTLLPYTAAKQKAKGKN; encoded by the exons ATGAACATTCGGGGCGCCCCGGACCTCGGGCAGCCCAGTGACGACCCCAGCAGCGGTGGCCAGCGGGAGCGGATTCGACAGCGCATGAAGATGGTCATCGGGCAGCTTGAGGGCATCCTGCAGGAACTCAAGGAGGTGGCCAAGGAGCTAAGGGAG GTGGTGAGCCAGATCGATAAGCTAACCTCAGACTTCGACTTTGAACTGGAGCCGGACGACTGGACCACGGCCACTGTGAGCAGCACCTCCAGCAGCGACAAGGCGGGCGTGGGCGGCCCCTtcgacctggggcacctggactTCATGACAGCTGACATCCTTTCGGACAGCTGGGAGTTCTGCTCCTTCCTGGACGCGTCCACCCCCTCGGACTCCGTGGACGGCCCCGAGTTGACCCGGCCAGGGGCTGGCCCTGACTACCGGCTCATGAATGGCGGCGCGCCCATCCCCAATGGGCCACGGGTGGAGACCCCAGACTCCTCCAGTGAGGAGGCCTTCGGTGCTGGCCCTGCGAAGGGCCAGCTGCCCCAGCGGACCCCAGGCACGCGCGAGAGGGTGCGGTTCAGCGACAAAGTGCTCTACCACGCTCTGTGCTGTGACGATGAGGAAGGGGACGGCGAGGAGGAGGTGGCCGAGGAGGAGGTGGGCCTGTCCCCAGAGCCACCCCGTCCAGAGGCCCATGTGGGCCTCCTCAAgccctcccccgctccccacaAGCCAAGGCGCTCTCCGTTGACCAGCCGCCGCTCAGGCCCCACCTTGGCCCCTGAGCAGACCCGAAGGGTCACAAGGAACAGTAGCACCCAGACGGTGTCAGACAAGAGCACTCAGACGTTGCTGCCCTACACGGCTGCCAAACAGAAAGCCAAGGGGAAAAACtag
- the INSYN1 gene encoding inhibitory synaptic factor 1 isoform X2: protein MTADILSDSWEFCSFLDASTPSDSVDGPELTRPGAGPDYRLMNGGAPIPNGPRVETPDSSSEEAFGAGPAKGQLPQRTPGTRERVRFSDKVLYHALCCDDEEGDGEEEVAEEEVGLSPEPPRPEAHVGLLKPSPAPHKPRRSPLTSRRSGPTLAPEQTRRVTRNSSTQTVSDKSTQTLLPYTAAKQKAKGKN, encoded by the coding sequence ATGACAGCTGACATCCTTTCGGACAGCTGGGAGTTCTGCTCCTTCCTGGACGCGTCCACCCCCTCGGACTCCGTGGACGGCCCCGAGTTGACCCGGCCAGGGGCTGGCCCTGACTACCGGCTCATGAATGGCGGCGCGCCCATCCCCAATGGGCCACGGGTGGAGACCCCAGACTCCTCCAGTGAGGAGGCCTTCGGTGCTGGCCCTGCGAAGGGCCAGCTGCCCCAGCGGACCCCAGGCACGCGCGAGAGGGTGCGGTTCAGCGACAAAGTGCTCTACCACGCTCTGTGCTGTGACGATGAGGAAGGGGACGGCGAGGAGGAGGTGGCCGAGGAGGAGGTGGGCCTGTCCCCAGAGCCACCCCGTCCAGAGGCCCATGTGGGCCTCCTCAAgccctcccccgctccccacaAGCCAAGGCGCTCTCCGTTGACCAGCCGCCGCTCAGGCCCCACCTTGGCCCCTGAGCAGACCCGAAGGGTCACAAGGAACAGTAGCACCCAGACGGTGTCAGACAAGAGCACTCAGACGTTGCTGCCCTACACGGCTGCCAAACAGAAAGCCAAGGGGAAAAACtag